The following coding sequences are from one Paenibacillus stellifer window:
- a CDS encoding MBL fold metallo-hydrolase encodes MNAAPNIKIMNAKELTRIVLAKEELFILDVRNESDFNDWKIEGESVDIINIPYFDLLDGVDEALDQIPDGKKLLVVCAKEGSSKFVAEQIVEAGRTNVHYLEGGMKAWSEHLEPVEIGELKNGGSLYQFVRIGKGCLSYMVVSQGEAAMIDTLRMTDVFEQFAKEKGAVIKHTLDTHLHADHISGGRKLAEQTGATYWLPPKDATEVTFAYEKLEEGRDISVGSTTIRIQPVYSPGHTIGSTSFIVDDQYLLTGDILFIESIGRPDLAGKAEDWVGDLHNTLYSRYKELSQDLIVLPAHFGKVTELGAGGRVMAKLSELYQNNPGLNIQHEEEFRRTVTENLPPQPNAYQEIRQTNMGKITPSEDEQREMEVGPNRCAVHDK; translated from the coding sequence ATGAATGCAGCACCAAATATAAAAATCATGAATGCCAAAGAATTGACTCGAATCGTTCTGGCTAAAGAAGAATTGTTTATTTTGGATGTGCGTAACGAAAGTGATTTTAATGATTGGAAAATTGAAGGCGAGAGCGTGGATATCATCAATATCCCCTACTTTGATCTTCTGGATGGTGTAGACGAAGCTCTGGATCAAATTCCGGATGGCAAAAAACTGCTCGTTGTATGTGCAAAAGAGGGTTCTTCCAAGTTTGTTGCCGAGCAGATTGTAGAGGCCGGCCGGACGAATGTGCACTATCTGGAAGGCGGTATGAAAGCTTGGAGCGAACATTTGGAACCAGTGGAAATTGGTGAATTGAAAAATGGCGGCTCTTTGTATCAGTTTGTCCGGATTGGTAAAGGCTGCCTGTCTTACATGGTCGTATCCCAAGGGGAAGCTGCCATGATCGATACCCTTCGGATGACGGATGTATTTGAACAGTTTGCGAAAGAAAAGGGAGCGGTGATCAAACATACGCTTGATACGCATCTGCATGCTGACCACATTTCCGGCGGACGCAAACTCGCGGAACAAACTGGCGCCACGTATTGGCTGCCTCCTAAAGATGCAACAGAAGTCACCTTCGCTTATGAGAAACTTGAGGAAGGCCGTGATATTTCCGTAGGATCTACGACCATCCGGATTCAACCGGTATATTCGCCCGGTCATACGATCGGGAGCACCTCTTTTATTGTAGACGATCAATATTTGCTGACAGGCGATATCCTGTTCATCGAGTCGATCGGACGCCCCGATCTGGCCGGTAAAGCGGAAGACTGGGTCGGCGATCTGCACAATACGCTCTATAGCCGTTATAAAGAACTTTCGCAAGATCTTATAGTTCTGCCTGCACACTTTGGCAAGGTTACCGAACTGGGGGCAGGCGGCCGGGTGATGGCGAAACTGTCGGAGCTGTATCAGAATAACCCCGGCTTGAACATTCAGCACGAGGAAGAATTCCGCCGCACAGTCACCGAAAATCTGCCTCCGCAGCCAAATGCCTATCAGGAAATTCGTCAGACCAATATGGGGAAAATAACACCTAGCGAAGACGAGCAGCGGGAGATGGAAGTCGGTCCCAATCGCTGCGCGGTTCATGACAAATAA
- a CDS encoding sulfurtransferase TusA family protein — MKTDIVVDTKGMACPLPIVKAKKALDGLESGQVMEVQSTDKGSINDFQAWVKQTKHELLKHEEDNGIYKFFVKKV; from the coding sequence ATGAAAACAGACATTGTAGTTGATACTAAAGGAATGGCATGCCCGTTGCCTATTGTAAAGGCAAAGAAGGCTTTGGACGGATTGGAATCCGGGCAAGTTATGGAAGTTCAGTCGACAGATAAAGGCTCCATTAACGATTTCCAAGCATGGGTCAAGCAGACGAAACACGAACTTCTGAAGCATGAAGAAGACAACGGCATCTATAAATTTTTTGTAAAAAAGGTGTAG
- a CDS encoding sulfite exporter TauE/SafE family protein has product MDPLLMIIMVALGLIGSFFSGLLGIGGAIINYPLLLYVPSLLGAAQFNAHEVSSISMFQVFFASLAGVLAFRKKSKTGPSLVNKRLVLYMGTSILAGSLIGGFVSGMLEGDIINLIYGILAVLAVILMLIPGKGTEEKGKDLQFNTFIAIVSAFIVGIVSGIVGAGGAFILIPVMLTLLHIPARTTIASSLAIVFISAIGGVVGKITGGAIPLWPTLFTVIGSLIGAPLGSKISAKMNVKLLRYALIILISLTSVKIWSSIL; this is encoded by the coding sequence ATGGATCCCTTGCTAATGATCATCATGGTTGCGCTTGGATTGATCGGCTCTTTCTTTTCAGGTTTACTTGGGATCGGAGGAGCAATTATTAACTATCCACTGCTGCTTTATGTGCCCTCTCTTCTCGGAGCGGCCCAATTTAATGCGCATGAAGTGTCATCGATCAGTATGTTCCAGGTCTTTTTTGCTTCATTAGCAGGAGTGTTGGCTTTCCGGAAAAAGAGTAAAACGGGGCCTTCTCTCGTGAACAAACGGCTCGTTTTATATATGGGCACCAGCATATTGGCTGGCAGTTTGATCGGAGGTTTTGTCTCAGGAATGCTTGAAGGGGACATCATTAACCTGATTTATGGCATCCTGGCTGTTCTAGCCGTGATCTTGATGCTGATACCGGGCAAAGGAACGGAAGAGAAGGGGAAGGATCTACAATTTAATACCTTCATTGCAATTGTATCTGCGTTTATAGTCGGAATTGTTTCAGGCATTGTCGGAGCTGGAGGAGCTTTTATTCTGATTCCGGTCATGCTCACTCTGCTCCACATTCCAGCCCGTACGACCATTGCGTCCTCACTGGCAATTGTCTTTATTTCAGCCATTGGCGGAGTGGTTGGTAAAATTACCGGAGGCGCTATTCCATTATGGCCGACACTATTTACTGTCATTGGCAGCTTGATCGGTGCACCGCTGGGTTCAAAAATAAGCGCCAAAATGAACGTAAAGCTGCTGAGATATGCTTTAATCATCCTTATCTCTTTAACCTCTGTTAAGATTTGGTCCTCTATCCTTTAG